The DNA segment GACCAACTATTTAATCGACAATGTAGAGTTAAACCGAGAGTTGGAATACTTGCCCGATGAAGATGAATTGCAAGGGCGGAGCCAGCATAAACAAGGCCTTACACGTCCTGAATTAGCTGTTTTAATGGCGTATTCAAAAATGGATGTAAATAATGCATTATTGCAGCAATCAAATTTACTCGAGGATGAGTATTTTCAGAGATATTTATTGGCAGCATTCCCATCAATATTACAGACAAGGTATCCAATAGAAATTTTAGAACATCCTCTAGCTAAGCAAATTGTTGCAACAGCTGTCGCTAACGAGATCTTTAATCGTGGTGGCATTCATGCCGTTCGCGAACAAACTGGAGCAAGTATTGCTCAAATAGTGAAGGCATTCGTGATCACTAAAGAAGTGTTCCAACTCGATAAAATTTGGCAAGAAATAGAGTCTTTAGACGGAATTGTTTCTTCTGAGATACAAGTCAAAATGATGGTAGAAGTGCAACGTTTCTATCGGTTAATGGCTATTTGGTTTATAAATAATGACGATCAAAAATCGACTGTAATCACTGTTGTAAATAAATTTACGCCGGGTATAAAGCTGTTACAACAACTTAACGGAGATGAAGTAATATTACCGTTTACCCCTGTTGCAAAATCTTTATATCAAATACAAACCGGGGAATGTAGTCGCAGTATTGTCGATAAAATTCATCAGTTAAAAGTATCAAGTGTCGTTTTTTGCGATATTGTAAAAAACTCTGTTGAATTAAAAGTACCTATTGAACACGTGTTAATGAGTTACCAAAAGTTAACTCCACTTATTGGTATCTCTTGGTTGATTGAACAAATAGAAGTTATTGATACTACAGACCATTGGTCTAGAATGGCGCTGTTTTCGCTATTGTTAGATTTGCTCGAGTTACGAGAGCAATTAGTTGTAAAAATAAGTAAAGCCTATGCTAAGTTTGCTGCTGATATTGCTATAGACAAGTGGGCAGAAACCAAACAAGCTGATTTAAAAAGAGTAAGCAGAGTTATTGAGGATCTAAAAGCTACCGGATTACTTAATATCGACAAATTGCATTTTGCTAATAGACAAATGCGCACTTTGTTAAGTTAATAAAACGGACGATTGAAGAGAAAGGCAGTTAATGATTAACTGCCATTATACCAATCCGTATAATGATCTGATCATTGAGTAACTCATATAAACAACATATGAGTTACCCTTCGGTAAAGTAGATAAAGCTTGATAACGTCCTGAAATTTTAAAAAGATATGAATAACTATCTATTTAAAATTTCAGTTGTTCTAAAGCTTTCTATATCATTCTCAATTGTTCACATCATTACGCGAACGGGTATTAATTATTTTTTGCTGGCAAATACTTCGGTCAAATAAGGAATGTATTCTTGTACTACTTTAGGCAAGCCTTTGTTTTCTAAATGTAACCCTTTAATCGACACATTTAAAAGTGGATCAAACGAAGCAATGGCAATATCCTCAGTTAAGTTATTTTCTGCAGTAAACTTATCGACAATACATATTCCCAATCCTTGGGCAACTAATCTCGCGGCAATAAAATAGGTTTGTACTTTAATTAAAGATTTTGGCGCAACCTTTTCTTCCAGCAATCTTTTCCAAGCAATATCACCCAGTGGACCACTGCTAGTAATATCGATGAACTCAACATCGGCAACTTCACTCAGTTTAAGTTTATCTGGACAATGCGGGAATAATTTTTTTGGATAAACAATAACTAATTCTGATGTAGTCAAGTCGATTGCTTTTACTCCTGGCATGTCTTCAGGTGCAAATAACACAGCTAAATCGCATTTGTGTTCCATCAAAGCTTGCTGCACTGAATCGTTATGAATTGTGGTGATATTAAATTCTACATTTGAAAATTTTTGATGATATTTAGCAATACTTATAGGTGTAACATCAAAACCTAGGGCAGGGCTGATACCTAGATTTATACGGCCAAACTCCAACTTCTTGATATTATCCGTTGTATTTTTTAACGCTAAAATTTGTTTATATATTTTATCTACTTCGGTATAAAGCATTTCTGCTTCATCGGTAGGAATTAACCGCCCCTTAATGCGCTTAAATAGATTAAAACCTAACTGCAGTTCTGCATGGGCTAACACCTTACTTACCGATGGTTGGGACACGTGCAACATGTTTGCCGCATTAGTAATTGAGCCAGTAGTGTATATGGCATGAAATATTTCGATATGACGTAGTCGCATACATTTCTCTCTTTAGTGAATTTATACATATCACTACAGTAAAACATCTAATTTTTGATTCAAAAGCTTATAATAAAGCCAGTATTTTATGCTTTCATTATCATAGTTAAGTTAATCAGAACATCTGTAGAGTGCAAATTAATAGTTTTAATGTTGCACCCAGTTTTGTGCAATATTTTTAAATTGTGCTATTTTTTCAGTAACATAACATCTATTTAACACCTTGTATTTAAGCTATTCAACCTTAATCCATAACCTTTGGTTATGGATTTACAATCAACAGTCATTGGTATTTGTTACGTTTTTTATTCATGGTTACTAGGTGTTAATTAAACGTAAACCAATTGAAAACAAAATCGAAATATAAATTTAGTAGCAACTTACTAAATTAAAAAAATAAACGATTAACTGGGAAATAAGGTGAATAAAATGAAAACGAAGACTATGGCAAATTTAAAACGTAAGCATTTAAGTTTGTGTATCTTAGCTGCAATGTCATCACAGTTTGTGTATGCACAAGAAGCCGAATCTGATGATGCAGATATTGAACAAATTCTTGTTGTAGGTTCACATATCAAACGCGGTACTGATGTTGAAGCTATGCCGGTTACGACTTTGTCTGCAAAAGACATTGAAAACCTAGGTGTGTCAACAGGTGATGAATTATTAAGAAGTATTCCACAAATTGGCGCAGTAAATTTTGGTGCAGCTACCGGTAACGGTGGTGTAAATGATGCACGAGGAGATGTTTCTTCAATTAATTTACGTGGTATAGGTACGGGTAATACTCTTACGTTATTAAATGGACGCCGCCTGGTAACTCATCCAGGTACACAATCAGAAAACTTTGTGCCTGTTTCTACCGTTAACTCAAACACTTTACCAGTTGCAGGTTTACGTTCTTTAGAAATACTAAGAGATGGCGCTGCGGCTATTTATGGTTCAGATGCTGTTGCAGGTGTAGTTAACTATGCATTAAACAGTGATTACGTTGGTAATAAAGTAAGTTTAACTCATGGTGTTTCTGAGGGTACTGAACTTGATGAAACAACGTTTAACTACCTTACAGGATTTGACTTTAATGAAAGTAAATCTCACCTAACTGCATCATTTAACTTTTATCAACGTAATGGCATGATGGCAAGCGAAAGACCTTATTCAGCAAGCCATGACTTACGTGAATACCCTGGTTTACCAGAAAAGTTTGTTGGTGACACACAATTAGATAACCGTACAACATCAACACCTTGGGGTGAGTTTCAATCTGATTCGCTTGGCAGATTCCATATTCAACCTGATACCATGTCGGGTTGTGAAGTTAATTTAGCTGGTGGTGTTTGTGCTGATGGAGGTAGTATTTCTCGTGACCTTCGTTTTGATCGTGGTACAACACGTTCATTATCATCTGATGTTGACCGTTTAAACTTTTATGGTTATTTCACTCATGAATTAAGCGATGATTTAGAGTTTTTCTCTGAAGCTATTTATTACAGCGCAACAGCAGAGCGTACACGTGAACAAACTCATAATTTAACAGCACAACGTTTTCAAGTATCTGCTGATGCTGCTTACAATCCATTTGGTGAAGAAGTAACGTTACGCCGCTATAGAGCTATTGATAGTGGACCTCGTAACATCGAAGTGGACGATACCAGTTATCGTATTCTTGGTGGTTTAAGAGGTATGTGGGGCGATTGGGACTGGGAATCTGCTGTGTTTTATACCGAAGCTGAAACTAATGATGTCGCTAATCGTATTCAGGCCAGTAAGTTTCAAGCAGCCATTAATAGTACTGATCCTGCTTTAGCATATGATTTATTTACCGGTGGTGATTTAAATAACTGGAATACAGGTGACTCCACGTTAAATCCAGCAAGTGTTATTGACCAATTTATGGTTAACGTTTCACGAGATTCAAAAACAAGTTTGGCACAAGTAGATTTTAAAGTGAGTAATGGTGATATTTTTGAATTACCTGCCGGTACAGTAGGTGTTGCAGCGGGTGTTGAATTTCGCCATGAAACGTTTGAAGATGATCGTGATTCATTGTTAGATGGAAGTAATCCATTTGTAGATGCAATTACTGGCGAAGAGCTTTCAGGAAGTGATGTATTAGGCTCTAGTCCAACGCCTGATTCAGACGCTGATCGTGATATCTTTGCAGCTTACGCAGAGTTTTTAGTACCATTACTTGAATTTGGTGACCAGTATGTAGAGTTACAACTTGCTGCTCGCTACGAAGATTACTCAGATGTAGGCGATGCTCTTAAACCAAAAGTAGCTCTATTTTGGGAAGCTG comes from the Thalassotalea nanhaiensis genome and includes:
- a CDS encoding LysR family transcriptional regulator, whose translation is MRLRHIEIFHAIYTTGSITNAANMLHVSQPSVSKVLAHAELQLGFNLFKRIKGRLIPTDEAEMLYTEVDKIYKQILALKNTTDNIKKLEFGRINLGISPALGFDVTPISIAKYHQKFSNVEFNITTIHNDSVQQALMEHKCDLAVLFAPEDMPGVKAIDLTTSELVIVYPKKLFPHCPDKLKLSEVADVEFIDITSSGPLGDIAWKRLLEEKVAPKSLIKVQTYFIAARLVAQGLGICIVDKFTAENNLTEDIAIASFDPLLNVSIKGLHLENKGLPKVVQEYIPYLTEVFASKK
- a CDS encoding TonB-dependent receptor domain-containing protein, whose amino-acid sequence is MKTKTMANLKRKHLSLCILAAMSSQFVYAQEAESDDADIEQILVVGSHIKRGTDVEAMPVTTLSAKDIENLGVSTGDELLRSIPQIGAVNFGAATGNGGVNDARGDVSSINLRGIGTGNTLTLLNGRRLVTHPGTQSENFVPVSTVNSNTLPVAGLRSLEILRDGAAAIYGSDAVAGVVNYALNSDYVGNKVSLTHGVSEGTELDETTFNYLTGFDFNESKSHLTASFNFYQRNGMMASERPYSASHDLREYPGLPEKFVGDTQLDNRTTSTPWGEFQSDSLGRFHIQPDTMSGCEVNLAGGVCADGGSISRDLRFDRGTTRSLSSDVDRLNFYGYFTHELSDDLEFFSEAIYYSATAERTREQTHNLTAQRFQVSADAAYNPFGEEVTLRRYRAIDSGPRNIEVDDTSYRILGGLRGMWGDWDWESAVFYTEAETNDVANRIQASKFQAAINSTDPALAYDLFTGGDLNNWNTGDSTLNPASVIDQFMVNVSRDSKTSLAQVDFKVSNGDIFELPAGTVGVAAGVEFRHETFEDDRDSLLDGSNPFVDAITGEELSGSDVLGSSPTPDSDADRDIFAAYAEFLVPLLEFGDQYVELQLAARYEDYSDVGDALKPKVALFWEAAPWLSFRASYSEGFRAPGLPQVSAEGVPRSNNLYDPVLDDSYAIVDIRSGTTDLEPEDDVNTSFGIVLQPGDDLTITFDTWTIEQEKLVGILPGSSHLLYDSLLRSQGSSNEAVIRDPDTGEVIQINNDYMNLGVRNIEGYDVSVVYDIDTSFGDWGFTLNAAKLTKFDQEADPISQMLLDAQEAGDPSVPADRNVAGAGDLIKENGRPEWRARVALDWDLNQWGAGISANYISEVFDTSATATVEGDDTIYDLPVDSFTTINLYGEYRFANEGFLKDSKIRLTARNIEDEEPPLADELAHGYFGGLHSNRGRYFQLSLSKEF